In Candidatus Paceibacterota bacterium, the genomic stretch CTGTTCTTTTATAAATACGAGCAAATTTTGGAACTCCAGCCTTTATTTCGAAGGTCGCTGGTTGAAAAGCCACTTTTACGCTTGGATTTTTCTCGATGAAGGTCATTATTTCCTCAATGTAATCTTCATTCTTGTGGGCGAATGAAGAGAGGTAAATCCATTTGGTATCGAGGGAGCTTGGCATTTTGCTTGGATATGTTTCGTGCTTTACCAATATTGTTCGGTCGGCATCATAACAAAGAACGAAATCATAATTTGATGTCATGCCTTTGTGAACTCGGATAAAATCAGTCGAAACTTTGTTCTTTCTGAAAACCTGTAGCGACTCCTCGCCATTTTGATCATCACCCGTATCAGAGATAAGCGCAGAGCAAAGTCCGAGCCGAGCCGCCGAAACTGCAGCGTTGGCTGCATTCCCGACTGCATGAATTACTTCAACTGATTCGTAAGGAATCTTGGAGCCGAAATCTATACAGAGCTTTTTGTAGCCATCGTGGGTATCATCAGGAATGATATGGGCATCTTTTAGGCGAATAAAAGCGTCGGTTGTGTTATCCCCGATTGCTACAAAATCGTAGGTTTTTTTGAAAAATGACATGGTCAGATTATACACCATATCCCTTTTTCTTTGTGATACAATAATCCCCATGATGACGCTTCGAGAAGCTATCACTGACGCAATACGAAAGAAGGTTGCCATTGGGCACTTCAACATCTCCAATCTTGAAGGATTTTGGGCTGTGTTTCGGGCTGCACAAAAATTAAATGTACCTGTCATTATCGGCGCATCGGAAGGGGAGCGGGATTTTATTGGAGTGAGACAAGTCGCGGCGCTCGTCAAAAGTGTTCGAGAGGAATTCAATTACCCAATTTATCTTAATGCTGACCATACTTATTCATTTGAAAAGGTAAAAGAGGCGATTGATGCCGGCTTTGATGCTGTAATTTACGACGGAGCAAAGCTTTCGCTCGAAGAAAATACTGCAACAACGAAGAAGTGTGTCGAGTATGCACGTCAATGCGGGCGAGACGTACTTCTCGAAGGTGAACTCGGATTCATCGGGCAATCTTCAAAGATTCTTGATGCGGTACCTGTGGGAGTCGGGCTTTCAGGCGACGCACTTACCAAGCCAGAAGTTGCTGCACAATTTGTAAAAGAGACCGGAATTGATCTTTTCGCACCATCGGTAGGGAATTTTCATGGAATGGTAAAGGATAGCGGAGCAGTAAAAAAGATCGATGATGCTCGCGTCTCTGAAATTTTCAAAGCAACTGGGGTTCCTCTCGTGCTTCATGGTGGTTCGGGCACTTCCGATGAGGAATTTTTGGCGGCAATAAAAAGCGGAATTGCAATTGTTCATATTAATACTGAACTTCGTCTCGCATATCGAAAAGGTTTGGCTTTGGCGCTTCAGGAAAATCCAGATGAAATTGCTCCCTATAAATATCTCAAAGGCGCGCTCTTGGCGATGGAAAAGGTAGTGGAGGAGAAGCTTGCCTTGTTCAACAATCTCAATACTGCGAAGTGAACACGACAATAAAAATTGGGGCAACCTACCAGCATTTCAAAAATAAGAAATTGTATAAAGTGATCGCTCTCGC encodes the following:
- a CDS encoding class II fructose-bisphosphate aldolase; translated protein: MMTLREAITDAIRKKVAIGHFNISNLEGFWAVFRAAQKLNVPVIIGASEGERDFIGVRQVAALVKSVREEFNYPIYLNADHTYSFEKVKEAIDAGFDAVIYDGAKLSLEENTATTKKCVEYARQCGRDVLLEGELGFIGQSSKILDAVPVGVGLSGDALTKPEVAAQFVKETGIDLFAPSVGNFHGMVKDSGAVKKIDDARVSEIFKATGVPLVLHGGSGTSDEEFLAAIKSGIAIVHINTELRLAYRKGLALALQENPDEIAPYKYLKGALLAMEKVVEEKLALFNNLNTAK
- a CDS encoding carbohydrate kinase family protein; protein product: MSFFKKTYDFVAIGDNTTDAFIRLKDAHIIPDDTHDGYKKLCIDFGSKIPYESVEVIHAVGNAANAAVSAARLGLCSALISDTGDDQNGEESLQVFRKNKVSTDFIRVHKGMTSNYDFVLCYDADRTILVKHETYPSKMPSSLDTKWIYLSSFAHKNEDYIEEIMTFIEKNPSVKVAFQPATFEIKAGVPKFARIYKRTEVFICNLEEAETILGKENADPKTLLEGLCALGPKIVVMTDGPAGAYCYDGQEFIKMPIYPDPKPPVQRTGAGDAFASTFVSALALGKSIREALMWGPINSMSVVQQVGAQKGLLSREALLKYLAEAPTNYVPTTL